TGCCATGTATCCCGACTTTGTGGAAACGCAAGTAACGATTGCTTCTTCGGGCAAGCATTCGGCGTGGTGCATTGGGCTGAGCGAGGCGCAGCGTCAAGCAATTTGTGCCGATGAAAATTGGAATGGTGGGCATTACACGCCTGAGAATCCGCCGAAAAATGGCCTTTCTGCAGCGCGCATGATTGCAATGTGCACCTATCGCACCCGCGCCAGTTTTGAGACGCGCTTTGCCCGCAGTTTGCGCGCGAAGGAAACCTTCAACGTGGAAAGCTATTTGCTTTATCAGGGCGAAAAGTTGGTGGAGCGTTTCGATGCGAATGCGTATGTGAAACTCACGCAGGCAATGGATAAGCACGACCTTTCAAGAAATCGCGGCGATTATTACAACGTGCTCAAAAGCATCGATATTCCGTCCTTGATCGTGGCAATCAATTCGGATATTTTGTATCCGCAAGAAGAGCAAGAAGAGCTGGTGCGATTTATGCCAAATGCGCAATTTGGCATGCTTTATTCGCAACACGGCCACGACACGTTTCTGATAGAAATGGAGGCTTTGAACAAGCTCGTGATGGCGTTTCAGAAGCAGCTGCCGCCGGAAGGAAAATTTTTAAACGACCGTTCCCCGATTGTTTCCACTATTTTTGGCTCCAAATTGGGCGTTTGATAAAACAAAAAAGCCTTTTGGCTTCATAGAGGCGCTTCTAAACGAATAGCGCGCCTCTATGCA
Above is a window of Chloroherpeton thalassium ATCC 35110 DNA encoding:
- the metX gene encoding homoserine O-acetyltransferase MetX gives rise to the protein MRYKDFFSEKTQFANFKTPLTLEFGGTLPEYRVAYRSWGKLNKSGDNAILICHALTGSADADIWWAPLFGEGKTFDETKDFIVCSNVLGSCYGTTGPASINPETGKRFGPDFPSFTIRDMVRVQRSLLNALGVKKLKMVIGGSLGGMQALEWCAMYPDFVETQVTIASSGKHSAWCIGLSEAQRQAICADENWNGGHYTPENPPKNGLSAARMIAMCTYRTRASFETRFARSLRAKETFNVESYLLYQGEKLVERFDANAYVKLTQAMDKHDLSRNRGDYYNVLKSIDIPSLIVAINSDILYPQEEQEELVRFMPNAQFGMLYSQHGHDTFLIEMEALNKLVMAFQKQLPPEGKFLNDRSPIVSTIFGSKLGV